A stretch of Corallococcus macrosporus DNA encodes these proteins:
- a CDS encoding hybrid sensor histidine kinase/response regulator yields MNSTEHTPERPQEAAASPRAAILMVDDHPANLLALEAILEPLGQDLVKATSGEEALKQLLQRDFAVILMDVQMPGLDGFQTAALIKQRERTRTIPIIFLTALSRDAAHVFKGYAHGAVDYLLKPFDPEILRSKVSVFVDLFLKEQQLQRQAALLRQRDREALERQSALRYRRLTEALPEPMWAARADGSLTYANRAWRDYTGHQEGYELSLSSFLQDVHPADRERMRTVWADAVVQVQNSTEEFRLRRKDGVYRWHLARAVPEHDEHGQLVGWLAIATDIDDKRRAEEVLARFKTTLDATLDCVLMFTPDTLTLAYANAGAAKQLSSSVEELVGLSVLEVESAFDETGFRKLLAPLMSGTLPSQTYSTNHRRRDGTEVPVEVVLQYVAEGEGPGRFISVARDITERQRAETALRLASEAKDAFLAAASHELRTPLAAAKGHAHLALLKLGGQTEAGPGKSLQIINRQIDRMAKLVEDLLDISRLQAGRLSLELEPFDLSQLVLETRDRMAVLSQTHELKVEVPEHLEGTWDRGRLDQVLTNLLSNAIRYSPEGGQVLVRLVAEGDSGVHLSVKDQGVGIPTEKQRIIFERFGRAHGSKYGGLGLGLTISQGIVEQHGGRIWAESTGTVGQGSTFNVWLPRRTEAQAAAPTESSRTPS; encoded by the coding sequence ATGAACTCCACAGAGCACACTCCGGAGCGCCCCCAGGAAGCCGCCGCGTCGCCGCGCGCGGCCATCCTGATGGTGGACGACCATCCGGCCAACCTGCTGGCGCTGGAAGCCATCCTCGAGCCCCTGGGCCAGGACCTGGTGAAGGCGACCAGCGGCGAGGAGGCGCTCAAGCAGCTGTTGCAGCGCGACTTCGCGGTCATCCTGATGGACGTGCAGATGCCGGGCCTGGACGGGTTCCAGACGGCGGCGCTCATCAAGCAGCGCGAGCGCACGCGCACCATCCCCATCATCTTCCTCACCGCGCTCAGCCGTGACGCGGCGCATGTCTTCAAGGGCTACGCGCACGGCGCGGTGGACTACCTGCTCAAGCCCTTCGACCCGGAAATCCTCCGCTCGAAGGTCAGCGTCTTCGTGGACCTGTTCCTCAAGGAGCAGCAGCTCCAGCGCCAGGCGGCCCTCCTGCGCCAGCGCGACCGCGAGGCCCTGGAGCGCCAGAGCGCGCTGCGCTACCGCCGGCTCACGGAGGCCCTGCCGGAGCCCATGTGGGCGGCCCGCGCGGACGGGTCGCTGACGTACGCCAACCGGGCCTGGCGGGACTACACCGGCCACCAGGAGGGGTATGAGCTGTCGCTCTCCTCCTTCCTCCAGGACGTGCACCCGGCGGACCGCGAGCGGATGCGCACGGTGTGGGCGGACGCGGTGGTGCAGGTGCAGAACAGCACGGAGGAGTTCCGGCTGCGGCGCAAGGACGGCGTCTACCGCTGGCACCTGGCGCGCGCGGTGCCGGAGCACGACGAGCACGGGCAGCTGGTGGGCTGGCTGGCCATCGCCACGGACATCGACGACAAGCGGCGCGCCGAGGAGGTGCTGGCGCGCTTCAAGACGACGCTGGACGCCACGCTGGACTGCGTCCTGATGTTCACGCCGGACACGCTCACGCTCGCGTACGCGAACGCGGGCGCGGCCAAGCAGCTGTCCTCGTCGGTGGAGGAGCTGGTGGGCCTGTCGGTGCTGGAGGTGGAGAGCGCCTTCGACGAGACGGGCTTCCGCAAGCTGCTGGCGCCGCTGATGTCCGGCACGCTGCCGTCGCAGACCTACTCCACCAACCACCGCCGCCGCGACGGCACGGAGGTGCCGGTGGAGGTGGTGCTCCAGTACGTGGCGGAAGGGGAGGGTCCCGGCCGCTTCATCTCCGTGGCGCGCGACATCACGGAGCGTCAGCGCGCGGAGACGGCGCTGCGGCTGGCGAGCGAGGCGAAGGACGCGTTCCTCGCCGCGGCGAGCCACGAGCTGCGCACGCCGCTGGCCGCGGCGAAGGGCCACGCGCACCTGGCGCTCCTGAAGCTGGGCGGGCAGACGGAGGCCGGCCCCGGCAAGTCGCTGCAGATCATCAACCGGCAGATCGACCGCATGGCGAAGCTGGTGGAGGACCTGCTGGACATCAGCCGCCTGCAGGCGGGCCGGCTGTCGCTGGAGCTGGAGCCGTTTGATTTGTCCCAGCTGGTGCTGGAGACGCGCGACCGCATGGCGGTGCTGTCGCAGACGCACGAGCTGAAGGTGGAGGTCCCCGAGCACCTGGAGGGGACGTGGGACCGGGGGCGGTTGGACCAGGTGCTGACGAACCTGCTGTCCAACGCCATCCGCTACTCGCCGGAGGGTGGCCAGGTGCTGGTGCGCCTGGTGGCCGAGGGCGACAGCGGCGTGCACCTGTCCGTGAAGGACCAGGGCGTGGGCATCCCCACGGAGAAGCAGCGCATCATCTTCGAGCGCTTCGGCCGCGCGCACGGCAGCAAGTACGGCGGGCTGGGGCTGGGGCTCACCATCAGCCAGGGCATCGTGGAGCAGCACGGCGGCCGCATCTGGGCGGAGTCCACCGGCACGGTGGGCCAGGGCTCCACCTTCAACGTCTGGCTGCCGCGGCGCACCGAGGCCCAGGCCGCGGCGCCGACGGAGTCCTCGCGCACGCCGAGCTGA
- a CDS encoding sulfatase-like hydrolase/transferase yields the protein MPSSTRPNILILTVDQLQFPRFAYGPDGGFLPGIKDILGFVDEGGEDNPFRKFFPGFAALRKNAAVFRNHTIAASACIPSRAAIYTGQYGTRTGVTQTDGLFKSGDAAAFPWLPAEGIPTLGHWFQKAGYHTHYFGKWHVSNPPDHSLKRYGFDDWELSYPEPHGASINNLGAFRDEGFADLACGFLRRMALGEPYNRALAEQAYAAPRAAAPDGSAQPWLAVASFTNPHDIATYPILPRQLDPGAPKLGPLTVPAQGARSVQPTAGTFTVPLNPLGFPQENAHVPPNLRDTLENKPHCQRDYAYKMGLALSSKTGLTLHQGNENIDPVTVTLNAGIPFQLTHDPQKAAERFQQYYAWLIHLVDGHIARVLRTLDETGLRDNTVVVFLSDHGEYGAAHGYLMEKWHTAYQEALHVPLVVQLPEARATRHIDALTSHVDIVPTVLGLAGVTREEQAAIRTDLRLHRPVPPFVGADLSPLARGESTTVLEPNGTPREGVLFVTDDEITEPLPRTGDPHQLHDDALFSVYARAVERLREQGKVPGLRPGAVCQPNHVRCVRTPRWKLSRTWDPSGEHADQWELYDLETDPLEMENLLVFDQPFPTLIPSLPGGLSRVEVEEAARATHALLERYEAEKLSPWPQG from the coding sequence ATGCCCTCGTCCACGCGTCCCAACATCCTCATCCTGACGGTCGACCAGCTGCAGTTCCCCCGCTTCGCCTATGGGCCCGACGGCGGCTTCCTGCCGGGCATCAAGGACATCCTGGGCTTCGTGGACGAGGGGGGGGAGGACAACCCGTTCCGGAAGTTCTTCCCCGGCTTCGCGGCGCTGCGGAAGAACGCGGCGGTCTTCCGCAACCACACCATCGCGGCGTCGGCGTGCATCCCCAGCCGCGCGGCCATCTACACGGGGCAGTACGGCACGCGCACGGGCGTCACGCAGACGGACGGCCTGTTCAAGAGCGGCGACGCGGCGGCCTTCCCGTGGCTGCCGGCGGAGGGGATTCCGACGCTGGGGCACTGGTTCCAGAAGGCGGGCTACCACACGCACTACTTCGGCAAGTGGCACGTGAGCAATCCGCCGGACCATTCCCTGAAGCGGTATGGCTTTGACGACTGGGAGCTGTCGTATCCGGAGCCGCACGGGGCCTCCATCAACAACCTGGGCGCGTTCCGCGACGAGGGCTTCGCGGACCTGGCGTGCGGCTTCCTGCGGCGCATGGCGCTGGGCGAGCCGTACAACCGGGCGCTCGCGGAACAGGCGTACGCCGCGCCCCGGGCCGCCGCGCCGGACGGCAGCGCGCAGCCGTGGCTGGCGGTGGCGTCGTTCACCAACCCGCACGACATCGCGACGTATCCCATCCTGCCCAGGCAACTGGACCCGGGGGCGCCGAAGCTGGGGCCGCTGACGGTGCCGGCGCAAGGGGCGCGGTCGGTGCAGCCCACGGCGGGGACGTTCACGGTGCCACTGAATCCGCTGGGGTTCCCGCAGGAGAACGCGCACGTGCCGCCGAACCTGCGCGACACGCTGGAGAACAAGCCGCACTGCCAGCGGGACTACGCGTACAAGATGGGGCTCGCGCTGTCGTCGAAGACGGGGCTGACGCTGCACCAGGGGAACGAGAACATCGACCCGGTGACGGTGACGTTGAACGCGGGCATCCCGTTCCAGCTGACGCACGACCCGCAGAAGGCGGCGGAGCGCTTCCAGCAGTACTACGCGTGGCTCATCCACCTGGTGGACGGGCACATCGCGAGGGTGTTGCGGACGCTGGACGAGACGGGCCTGCGGGACAACACGGTGGTGGTGTTCCTCTCCGACCACGGCGAGTACGGCGCGGCGCACGGCTACCTGATGGAGAAGTGGCACACGGCCTACCAGGAGGCGCTGCACGTGCCGCTGGTGGTGCAGTTGCCGGAGGCCCGGGCGACACGGCACATCGACGCGCTGACGAGCCACGTGGACATCGTGCCCACGGTGCTGGGACTGGCGGGAGTCACCCGGGAGGAGCAGGCGGCGATCCGCACGGACCTGCGGCTGCACCGCCCGGTGCCCCCGTTCGTGGGAGCGGACCTGAGCCCGCTGGCGAGGGGCGAGTCCACCACGGTACTGGAGCCCAACGGCACGCCGCGAGAGGGCGTGCTCTTCGTGACGGACGACGAGATCACGGAGCCGCTGCCGCGCACGGGAGACCCGCACCAGTTGCACGACGACGCGCTGTTCTCCGTGTACGCGCGAGCGGTGGAGCGGCTGCGCGAGCAGGGCAAGGTGCCAGGGTTGAGGCCCGGAGCGGTGTGCCAGCCCAACCACGTCCGCTGCGTGCGCACGCCGCGCTGGAAGCTGTCGAGGACCTGGGACCCGTCCGGTGAGCACGCGGACCAGTGGGAGCTGTACGACCTGGAGACGGATCCGCTGGAGATGGAGAACCTGCTCGTCTTCGACCAGCCGTTCCCGACGCTGATTCCGTCACTGCCCGGGGGACTGTCGCGCGTGGAGGTGGAGGAAGCAGCGCGCGCGACGCATGCGCTGCTGGAGCGGTACGAAGCGGAGAAGCTGTCGCCCTGGCCGCAGGGCTAG
- a CDS encoding DUF3396 domain-containing protein codes for MNDGFPLIRLRDRGGWLVGRDGVVVCFFIHRGYSEVGPSIWRAIETYRRAIPPGSLNWYTSDDGDMVPLDGTGWEHNREEVAGRMGGGGRTAELRESPSETGGYQVEYYGRRLDSLFHDAPVTTLAFTFPTEYLVEQGVARLQSLALELARELPFNFGYASFALVSTQGSWAEGDWNITEALLARYPGLDAPHARRFSSVLGTRALGPYWLTFLGQPLLGQLGGIDALRNALPFPEVSVLPMDGDRVLVTLDEWPDPIDTQTKSVPPQYRALARLMEPFLFQYEGEDLPLDRSDTNRWIRRFL; via the coding sequence ATGAATGACGGTTTTCCCCTCATCCGTCTTCGCGACCGAGGTGGCTGGCTCGTGGGCCGCGATGGCGTTGTCGTGTGCTTCTTCATCCACCGCGGCTACTCGGAGGTTGGCCCGTCGATCTGGCGGGCGATCGAGACCTACCGTCGTGCAATCCCGCCCGGCTCACTCAATTGGTACACGTCCGATGATGGCGACATGGTGCCGCTCGACGGCACAGGATGGGAGCACAACCGCGAGGAAGTCGCTGGACGCATGGGTGGTGGCGGCAGGACCGCGGAGCTGAGAGAAAGCCCCAGTGAGACCGGTGGCTATCAAGTCGAATACTACGGGCGCCGGCTCGACAGCCTTTTCCATGATGCCCCGGTCACCACATTGGCGTTCACGTTCCCCACGGAGTACCTCGTGGAGCAGGGTGTGGCCCGCCTCCAGTCCCTGGCACTTGAGCTGGCTCGTGAGCTGCCTTTCAACTTCGGCTACGCCAGCTTTGCCCTTGTCTCGACACAGGGTTCCTGGGCTGAGGGCGATTGGAACATCACCGAAGCGCTCCTCGCTCGTTACCCAGGCCTGGATGCACCTCATGCCAGGAGATTCAGCTCCGTCCTCGGAACCCGAGCCCTGGGCCCCTACTGGCTGACCTTCCTGGGTCAGCCCCTGCTGGGCCAGTTGGGTGGCATCGACGCACTCCGGAACGCGCTCCCCTTCCCGGAGGTCTCCGTGCTCCCCATGGATGGTGACCGCGTGCTCGTCACCCTGGACGAATGGCCAGACCCCATCGATACACAGACGAAGTCCGTCCCCCCTCAGTACCGCGCGCTGGCCCGGCTGATGGAGCCCTTCCTCTTCCAGTACGAAGGGGAGGACCTCCCCCTCGACAGGAGCGACACGAACCGGTGGATCCGCCGGTTCCTCTAG
- the yedA gene encoding drug/metabolite exporter YedA — MTTATATSDVAEPAPHRGRLLFSLFALYVIWGSTYLAMRFALTGFPPFRMAGLRFLLAGGLLFAGLRLKGQPGPGLRQWGAGAATGFLLLVMGNGGIAFAQNLGVPSGVAALVVGSMPLWAAIFGAAFGQRPGRAELVGLVLGFAGVALLNLGGDMGGGGMAALALLVAPATWAFGSVWSRRLPMPAGLMTPATQMLSAGVMMMGVSFVLGERMVDVVPPRAVVAFVYLVVFGSLVAFSAYGYLLRHARPALATSYAYVNPAVAVLLGVVFAGETLGPLTLGAMSAILVAVMLLARGKR; from the coding sequence GTGACGACCGCGACCGCGACCTCCGACGTTGCCGAGCCCGCCCCCCACCGGGGCCGGCTGCTGTTCAGCCTCTTCGCGCTCTACGTCATCTGGGGGTCGACCTACCTGGCGATGCGGTTCGCGCTGACGGGGTTTCCGCCCTTCCGGATGGCGGGGCTGCGCTTCCTCCTGGCGGGTGGGCTGCTGTTCGCGGGGTTGCGGCTGAAGGGGCAGCCGGGGCCGGGCCTGCGGCAGTGGGGAGCGGGCGCGGCGACGGGCTTCCTGTTGCTGGTGATGGGCAACGGCGGCATCGCGTTCGCGCAGAACCTGGGGGTGCCGTCCGGGGTGGCGGCGCTGGTGGTGGGGAGCATGCCGTTGTGGGCGGCCATCTTCGGAGCGGCCTTCGGGCAGCGGCCGGGCCGCGCGGAGCTGGTGGGCCTGGTGCTGGGGTTCGCGGGGGTGGCGCTGCTGAACCTGGGTGGGGACATGGGCGGCGGGGGCATGGCGGCGCTGGCGCTGCTGGTGGCGCCGGCGACGTGGGCCTTCGGGTCGGTGTGGAGCCGGCGGTTGCCGATGCCCGCGGGGTTGATGACGCCGGCGACGCAGATGTTGAGCGCGGGCGTGATGATGATGGGGGTGAGCTTCGTGCTGGGGGAGCGGATGGTGGACGTGGTGCCCCCGCGCGCGGTGGTGGCGTTCGTGTATCTGGTGGTGTTCGGTTCGCTGGTGGCGTTCAGCGCGTACGGCTACCTGCTGCGGCACGCGAGGCCGGCGCTCGCGACGAGCTACGCGTACGTGAACCCGGCGGTGGCGGTGTTGCTGGGCGTGGTGTTCGCGGGAGAGACGCTGGGACCGCTGACCCTGGGAGCGATGAGCGCCATCCTGGTCGCGGTGATGCTGCTGGCCCGCGGAAAGCGGTGA
- the hrcA gene encoding heat-inducible transcriptional repressor HrcA — protein sequence MPDELGEREKEVLRAVVQEYITTGGPVGSQQLTRRGEFEVSSATMRNVLADLEALGFLEKPHTSAGRVPTDRGYRFYVDTLVKLRDPAPRDRELIHAGLVHESSLDDILSEASRVLHSLTRHAGVVLTPRPDAAVFQRIEFLRLRENRVLAILVGQNGQVHNKALTVDFPVTSDELIKASNYLSELLHQVPLEEARERIRAEMDQEQALYNALTAKALRLGAAATDLQTPERVLIEGTGSFLEQPEFADVERIRALFRALDEKHKLLHLLDRVQRTKEMHVFIGAESEFSAAGDVTVIASPYGTAEAVLGTVGVIGPTRMDYRRVIPLVNFTAQVLSSVLEKV from the coding sequence ATGCCCGACGAATTGGGTGAGCGCGAGAAGGAAGTCCTCCGGGCCGTGGTGCAGGAGTACATCACCACGGGCGGCCCGGTCGGCAGCCAGCAACTGACGCGGCGCGGAGAGTTCGAGGTCTCCTCCGCGACCATGCGCAACGTGCTCGCCGACCTGGAGGCCCTGGGCTTCCTGGAGAAGCCCCACACCTCCGCCGGCCGCGTGCCCACCGACCGGGGCTACCGCTTCTACGTGGACACGCTGGTGAAGCTGCGCGACCCCGCCCCCCGCGACCGGGAGCTCATCCACGCGGGCCTCGTCCACGAGTCCAGCCTCGATGACATCCTCTCGGAGGCCAGCCGCGTGCTGCACTCGCTCACCCGGCACGCGGGCGTCGTCCTCACGCCCCGCCCCGACGCCGCCGTGTTCCAGCGCATCGAGTTCCTGCGCCTGCGCGAGAACCGCGTGCTCGCCATCCTCGTGGGCCAGAACGGCCAGGTGCACAACAAGGCCCTCACCGTGGACTTCCCGGTGACGTCCGACGAGCTGATCAAGGCGAGCAACTACCTCTCCGAGCTCCTGCACCAGGTGCCCCTGGAGGAGGCGCGTGAGCGCATCCGCGCGGAGATGGACCAGGAGCAGGCCCTCTACAACGCGCTCACCGCCAAGGCCCTGCGCCTGGGCGCCGCCGCCACCGACCTGCAGACGCCCGAGCGCGTGCTCATCGAAGGCACCGGCTCCTTCCTGGAGCAGCCCGAGTTCGCCGACGTGGAGCGCATCCGCGCGCTGTTCCGCGCCCTGGATGAGAAGCACAAGCTGCTGCACCTGCTGGACCGCGTGCAGCGCACCAAGGAGATGCACGTCTTCATCGGCGCGGAGAGCGAGTTCTCCGCCGCCGGCGACGTCACCGTCATCGCCAGCCCCTACGGCACGGCGGAGGCGGTGCTGGGCACGGTGGGCGTCATCGGGCCCACGCGCATGGACTACCGGCGCGTGATTCCCCTGGTGAACTTCACCGCCCAGGTGCTCTCCAGCGTGCTGGAGAAGGTGTAG
- a CDS encoding lipid kinase codes for MDGGPAVLVVNTRSRSGRDAFESARALLAEHGIPLMAAHALTRPKRLRKVLEEAIAQGARRILVGGGDGTISCAVQALMGRNVTLGVVPLGTGNDFARSLGIPDTLEAACDVIAGGYTARVDVGLVNGRPFLNAASLGLTTAIAKRLTQELKQRAGKLAYPMAAAAEMRTLQPFHVRLQADGQTLEVDALQLVVGNGRYHGAGNMVAPDATLDDRQFHVYAITAPSVADGGERTGLGHLQDVATLARVALGMRSGGHLEHESVVHLHTSRLVVETDPPMEVNADGENVGMTPMRFEVAPAALRVYAPAPQ; via the coding sequence GTGGATGGCGGGCCCGCGGTCCTGGTGGTGAACACGCGCTCGCGCTCGGGGCGCGACGCCTTCGAGAGCGCCCGCGCGCTGCTGGCCGAGCACGGCATCCCGCTCATGGCCGCGCACGCGCTGACGCGGCCCAAGCGCCTGCGCAAGGTGCTGGAGGAGGCCATCGCGCAGGGGGCCCGCCGCATCCTCGTGGGGGGAGGCGACGGCACCATCAGCTGCGCGGTGCAGGCGCTGATGGGCCGCAACGTGACGCTGGGGGTGGTGCCGCTGGGCACCGGCAACGACTTCGCGCGCTCGCTGGGCATCCCGGACACGCTGGAGGCCGCGTGTGACGTCATCGCCGGGGGCTACACGGCGCGTGTGGACGTGGGGCTCGTCAACGGGCGGCCCTTCCTCAACGCCGCCAGCCTGGGGCTCACCACCGCCATCGCGAAGCGGCTCACGCAGGAATTGAAGCAGCGCGCCGGCAAGCTGGCCTATCCCATGGCCGCCGCCGCGGAGATGCGCACGCTGCAGCCCTTCCACGTCCGGCTCCAGGCGGACGGCCAGACGCTGGAGGTGGACGCGCTCCAGCTGGTGGTGGGCAACGGCCGCTACCACGGCGCGGGCAACATGGTGGCGCCGGACGCCACGCTGGACGACCGTCAGTTCCACGTCTACGCCATCACCGCGCCTTCCGTGGCGGACGGCGGCGAGCGCACGGGGCTGGGCCACCTGCAGGACGTGGCCACGCTGGCGCGCGTGGCGCTGGGCATGCGCAGCGGCGGGCACCTGGAGCACGAGTCCGTGGTGCACCTGCACACCTCGCGGCTCGTCGTGGAGACGGACCCGCCCATGGAGGTGAACGCGGACGGGGAGAACGTGGGCATGACGCCCATGCGCTTCGAGGTGGCCCCCGCGGCGCTGCGCGTCTACGCGCCCGCGCCGCAGTAG
- a CDS encoding transcriptional regulator has protein sequence MARGSKDKYSAKQKRMAEHIEKGYEDKGLSEKTAEGRAWATVNKLTGGGMKGGSGSKAKAARRRPTARKNARKAGRVGGKRRAATAKKSATSSRKRAAPARSKRATTGRKATSRTGTAGKRSTARKSSTARRGATRKSTASRSRTKRGGSKK, from the coding sequence ATGGCACGAGGAAGCAAGGACAAGTACTCGGCGAAGCAGAAGCGCATGGCCGAGCACATCGAGAAGGGCTACGAGGACAAGGGCCTCAGCGAGAAGACCGCGGAGGGCCGCGCCTGGGCCACGGTGAACAAGCTCACCGGTGGCGGAATGAAGGGCGGCTCCGGCAGCAAGGCGAAGGCGGCCCGCCGGCGTCCCACGGCCCGCAAGAACGCGCGCAAGGCTGGACGCGTGGGCGGAAAGCGCCGCGCCGCCACCGCGAAGAAGAGCGCCACCTCCAGCCGCAAGCGGGCCGCGCCCGCCCGCTCGAAGCGCGCCACCACCGGCCGCAAGGCCACCTCGCGCACCGGCACCGCCGGCAAGCGCTCCACGGCCCGCAAGAGCAGCACGGCGCGCCGCGGGGCCACGCGCAAGAGCACCGCGTCCCGCTCCCGTACGAAGCGCGGCGGTTCGAAGAAGTAG
- a CDS encoding HAD family hydrolase: protein MVENVIFDVDGTLIDSVDEHAEAWRRSFIEFGRDIPFAHVRSQIGKGADQLLPVFFNDEELERFGKDLEEYRSALFKREFLPKVRAFPRVKELFQQLRKRGRKVALASSAKDDELKRYVELCGIDGLFEAKTNKDEVDKSKPHPDIFEAALTKLGKPAPATVVVVGDTPFDALAAGKLHLASVGVLCGGFRADDLRTAGCRTLVKDPAELLRRLEEDPEGWPWDAASRDTTKDEESR from the coding sequence ATGGTTGAGAACGTCATCTTCGACGTGGATGGAACGCTGATCGACTCCGTGGACGAGCACGCCGAGGCCTGGCGCCGGTCGTTCATCGAGTTCGGCCGGGACATCCCGTTCGCGCACGTGCGCAGCCAGATTGGCAAGGGCGCTGACCAGCTGCTGCCCGTCTTCTTCAACGACGAGGAGCTGGAGCGCTTCGGCAAGGACCTGGAGGAGTACCGCTCCGCGCTCTTCAAGCGGGAGTTCCTGCCCAAGGTGCGCGCCTTCCCGCGCGTGAAGGAGCTGTTCCAGCAGCTGCGCAAGCGCGGCCGCAAGGTCGCCCTGGCCTCCAGCGCCAAGGACGACGAGCTCAAGCGCTACGTGGAGCTGTGCGGCATCGACGGCCTGTTCGAGGCGAAGACGAACAAGGACGAGGTCGACAAGAGCAAGCCGCACCCGGACATCTTCGAGGCGGCGCTGACGAAGCTGGGCAAGCCCGCCCCCGCCACGGTGGTGGTGGTGGGTGACACGCCCTTCGACGCGCTCGCCGCGGGCAAGCTGCACCTGGCGTCCGTGGGCGTGCTGTGCGGAGGCTTCCGCGCGGACGACCTGCGCACGGCCGGCTGCCGCACGCTGGTGAAGGACCCCGCGGAGCTCCTGCGCCGCCTGGAAGAGGACCCCGAGGGCTGGCCCTGGGACGCGGCGTCGCGCGACACCACCAAGGACGAGGAGTCGCGCTGA
- a CDS encoding site-2 protease family protein yields the protein MHPVSVPRPAPPPRVWLHLLLFGVTLGTTFLAYLLLFGRSFPFSGSGLLAEDRTQALFFSVSLLAILGSHEMGHYLLARWHRVDTSLPYFIPLPVPGSLGTLGAVIRLRGRIPTRNALVDIGAAGPLAGLVVALPLLYWGLLHSTVVDSPAVPSAFPGETSLWVLGQDLLHWVMEKVTQAPPAATPVYTSHQTLFGDNLIMKALTWLALGPLPEGKDVVVHPVVIAAWFGLLVTLLNLLPVGQLDGGHLTFAVFGAKARWVGQGVAGVLLFLTVFVTASWGLWLVVASKVVGFGHPEVVRPEEPLSPSRKVICALCLLALVGCAMPVPLREVWS from the coding sequence ATGCACCCGGTTTCCGTTCCCCGTCCCGCCCCGCCGCCTCGCGTCTGGCTGCACCTGCTGCTGTTCGGGGTGACGCTGGGGACCACGTTCCTCGCGTACCTGCTGCTCTTCGGGCGCTCGTTCCCGTTCAGCGGAAGCGGGCTGCTCGCGGAGGACCGGACGCAGGCGCTGTTCTTCAGCGTGTCGCTGCTCGCCATCCTGGGCTCCCACGAGATGGGGCACTACCTGCTGGCGCGCTGGCACCGGGTGGACACGTCGCTGCCGTACTTCATCCCACTTCCGGTGCCGGGGAGCCTGGGCACGCTGGGCGCGGTCATCCGGCTGCGCGGGCGCATCCCCACGCGCAACGCCCTGGTGGACATTGGCGCCGCGGGGCCGCTGGCGGGCCTGGTGGTGGCGCTGCCGCTGCTCTACTGGGGGCTGTTGCACTCCACGGTGGTGGACTCGCCGGCGGTGCCCTCCGCGTTCCCCGGTGAGACGTCGCTGTGGGTGCTGGGACAGGACCTGCTGCATTGGGTGATGGAGAAGGTGACGCAGGCGCCGCCCGCCGCGACCCCCGTCTACACGAGCCACCAGACGCTGTTCGGCGACAACCTCATCATGAAGGCGCTGACGTGGCTGGCGCTGGGCCCCCTCCCGGAGGGCAAGGACGTGGTGGTGCACCCGGTGGTCATCGCCGCGTGGTTCGGCCTGCTGGTGACGCTGCTCAACCTGCTGCCCGTGGGACAGCTGGACGGCGGGCACCTGACGTTCGCCGTGTTCGGGGCGAAGGCCCGCTGGGTGGGGCAGGGCGTGGCGGGGGTGCTGCTCTTCCTCACCGTGTTCGTCACCGCGTCGTGGGGCCTGTGGCTGGTGGTGGCGAGCAAGGTCGTGGGCTTCGGCCACCCGGAGGTGGTGCGGCCGGAGGAGCCCCTGAGCCCCTCGCGCAAGGTCATCTGCGCGCTGTGCCTGCTGGCGCTGGTAGGGTGCGCGATGCCCGTTCCGCTGCGAGAGGTGTGGTCATGA